In one window of Bradyrhizobium sp. AZCC 1721 DNA:
- a CDS encoding serine hydrolase domain-containing protein: MQSKAAIDQILRQKCEAKEIPGVVAMAATGSEVIYQGAFGQRDLSKDDAMTADSVFWIASMTKAITAAAGMQLVEQGKLSLDEPIGKVLPDLASPQVLEGFDANGEPKLRPATKPITLRHLMTHTAGFAYNMWSVECAQYLDKTGTPAITTCQLAALKTPIMTEPGTRWEYGTSIDFVGRAVEAVSGKRLDAYLRDHMFTPLGMNDTAFKITDSMRQRLVGMHARGADGSLAPIPFELEQEPEFHMGGGGLYGTAADYIKFTQMILNKGRGNGNEVLKPETVALMSQNHIGDLTMGKMVTVAPIYTNDVDLYPDIVKKWGLSFLINTAQTAEGRSAGSLAWAGLANTYFWIDPARDVSGVILMQLLPFADAKCLEAFAGFERGVYAGLDAGSGQRAA; encoded by the coding sequence ATGCAAAGCAAGGCCGCGATCGATCAGATTCTGCGTCAGAAATGCGAGGCGAAGGAAATTCCCGGCGTGGTCGCGATGGCGGCCACCGGGAGTGAGGTGATCTACCAGGGCGCGTTCGGCCAGCGCGACCTTTCCAAGGACGATGCCATGACCGCAGACAGCGTGTTCTGGATCGCCTCGATGACCAAGGCGATCACGGCCGCGGCCGGCATGCAGCTCGTGGAGCAAGGCAAGCTCTCGCTCGACGAGCCGATCGGAAAAGTGCTGCCTGACCTCGCCAGCCCGCAAGTGCTGGAGGGTTTCGACGCCAATGGCGAGCCGAAGCTGCGTCCCGCGACGAAGCCGATCACGCTGCGTCATCTGATGACCCACACCGCCGGCTTTGCCTACAACATGTGGAGCGTCGAGTGCGCGCAGTATCTCGACAAGACCGGAACCCCGGCGATCACCACCTGCCAGCTCGCCGCGCTGAAGACGCCGATCATGACCGAGCCCGGCACGCGCTGGGAATACGGCACCAGTATCGATTTCGTCGGCAGGGCAGTGGAAGCCGTCAGCGGCAAGCGGCTCGATGCGTATTTGCGCGACCACATGTTCACGCCGCTCGGCATGAACGACACCGCCTTCAAGATCACTGACTCGATGCGCCAGCGGCTGGTCGGCATGCATGCCCGCGGCGCGGACGGCTCGCTGGCGCCGATCCCGTTCGAACTCGAGCAGGAGCCGGAATTCCACATGGGCGGTGGCGGCCTCTACGGCACGGCGGCCGACTACATCAAGTTCACCCAGATGATCCTCAACAAGGGCCGCGGCAACGGCAACGAGGTGCTGAAGCCCGAGACGGTCGCGCTGATGAGCCAGAACCACATCGGCGATCTCACGATGGGCAAGATGGTGACGGTGGCGCCGATCTACACCAACGATGTCGATCTCTATCCCGACATCGTCAAGAAGTGGGGGCTCTCGTTCCTCATCAACACCGCCCAGACGGCCGAGGGGCGCAGCGCCGGAAGCCTGGCCTGGGCCGGTCTCGCCAACACCTATTTCTGGATCGACCCGGCGCGCGACGTCAGCGGTGTGATCCTGATGCAGTTGTTGCCGTTCGCCGACGCAAAATGCCTGGAGGCCTTTGCAGGGTTTGAGCGCGGGGTTTATGCCGGGCTCGATGCCGGCAGCGGTCAGCGCGCGGCGTGA